AGGCCTTCCCCGTCCCCGACGTTCGAGGGGCGGGATGTCTTCGCCCCGGCGGCGGCCTGGATCGCGCGCGGCACGGAGCTTCACCATTTCGGCGCGCCCGCCGACGACCTCGTGAGGCTCGAGACCCTCCACCCGGCGTTCCGCCCGGGTACCGTCGCCCGGGTGCGGGTGCTCGTCGTGGACCGTTTCGGAAACGCGACGCTCGACCTCGCGCGGCGGGACGTCGAGCCGATTCTCTCCGCGGGGGCCCCGGCCCCGCGGATCGTCGTCGAGACGCCCGGCGGGCCGGTGATGGATCTGCTCCGCACGTACGGCGACGGCGCACCGGGCCGGCCGTTCCTCCTGTTCAACTCCGCGGGCCACCTCGAGGTCGCCGTGCGGGAGGCCCGCGCCTCGGAGAAGCTCGGCCTGACGCCGGGGAAGGAGGTGGCGGTCGCCATCCGCTGAGGCCGCGGCCGGCTCCGCAACCTCCGGGTCGGGTCAGGACCGCCCGCGTCGTCCGGTCAGAAGACCGTGTAGATGAACGGCGCCAACGCGCTTCCCGCCGTGAGAACGATGAGGAGCCCGAGCAGGAGCAGCAGAAGGACCAGCGGCAAGAGCCAGTACTTCTTCCGCTGGGTCAGAAACTCCCAGATCTCCCGTACGACGCCGAGGTAGGACAACTTCCCCCTCGTTTCCTGGCGCCCGTGCCGCTCCGCGACCGGGCGGCCGTCCTACTCCCCTTCCACCGCGTTCCGCACGGTCACGACGAAGTGCTTCTGGACGAGGGTCACCTGTCGCTCGCCGAGCAGCGGCACGAACCGGGGCGCCGAGTTCAGGTAGT
This portion of the Terriglobia bacterium genome encodes:
- a CDS encoding SAM-dependent chlorinase/fluorinase, which translates into the protein RPSPSPTFEGRDVFAPAAAWIARGTELHHFGAPADDLVRLETLHPAFRPGTVARVRVLVVDRFGNATLDLARRDVEPILSAGAPAPRIVVETPGGPVMDLLRTYGDGAPGRPFLLFNSAGHLEVAVREARASEKLGLTPGKEVAVAIR
- a CDS encoding DUF5989 family protein, giving the protein MSYLGVVREIWEFLTQRKKYWLLPLVLLLLLLGLLIVLTAGSALAPFIYTVF